Below is a window of Pelagicoccus albus DNA.
GAGCTTGCGGGCCAAGCAAAGTGATCCAGGTCTTTGTCACCTCCAAATCGGCGGACCTGCAGTCATCGACAGAATCGATCAAATCACCAGCATTCTGCCAGAATCAACAGTCCACTTAGACGGTATGAAGGTGTCGGGAACTCCCGGATACGGAGGAATTTTGATCTCACGCTTTGTCAATCGAGCTACCCTGTATGAGGCCATGGCCGAGCTAAAATCAATGGGCTGTATCGTCGTGAATCCACACCATTGGTATCTGGGTTTAGGCCACTACCCGACCCTATCCGAAGTGCTTCGCGTATCCGCATTGGTCGACCCAAAGGGCTTGCTGAATCCGGGACGGTTCCCCCCGAAAGAGGTCATTGCCCAAAACTCCAAGGAGCTAGCCTAAGCCATGGATTTGCCATCCGCGATCAATGCACTGAAAGCATCCCTCGGAGATGAGGCCGTCGACTGCGATGCCCGGAGTTGTCAAATCGCCTCGCGAGATTACTTTTGGCTCTCGCCTATCCTTTCCCAACAGCTTCGTGACTGCCCGCTGGCCTCCGCGGTCGTTAAGCCTCAGAATCTGCTGGACTTGGCCAAGGCGCTTTCCATCGCCTACCAGTACGAGGTCCCCATAACGCCACGCGGCAAGGGAACGGGCAACTACGGGCAAGCGGTACCCGTCGACGGCGGCATCGTGTTCGATTTGACTGCGATGAACCAAGTCATCGAGGTTGAGAGCGATTGGATAACGGCAGAAACCGGGTGCAACTTTCTCCAATTGGAAGCGGCCACTGAGAGCCTGGACCGTGAATTGCAAATCATTCCCAGCACTACCAAGAGTACGCTGGGTGGCTTTATCGGAGGAGGAGCTGGAGGAGCTGGTTCGGTGCAATACGGATTCATTTGGAACGACTTTGTAGATTCGCTGGAAATCCTGCCCTGCGTGGAAAATCCTGAGCCTTTCTGGGTCAGCGGCGAAGAATGCCTAAACTACCTACACGCCTTCGGAACGACGGGAATTATCACCAAAGCAAAAGTCCGCCTCCGCCCGCGCAGAAATTGGACCGCTCTCTACTTCTCCTTTGGTGCAGATCAGATTTCAAAAGCGGCTGCCGCGGCAAAAGCATTCACGAAACTCCCGATCGTCCCGCGACTAAATACATTCGACCTCCCCGAAGCAGTGGCCCTCCTTCCTAAGAACGCAGCTATGCCTGCAGGAAGGATCAGCCTGCGTCCTATGGTGGACAAGAGCACCGTCGACAATTGTATTCAAATAGTGGAGCAACTCGGCGGGCGTTTCGAAGCGGAAAAACCAGAGGACCTGGAGAATCTTCACCTTCTCTCTTACAACCACTTCACGCTGCGGGCAAAACAGAAGCGTCCCGAAATTTGCCATTTGCAGCTAGCTGGCGATGCAATGGTCGAGAAAACGGAAGCCATCTTATCGCTTTTGCCCGACTCTGCCCTCCATCTCGAGTGTAGACTCGTTGACGATAAACAGAGCTTCGGAGGCCTTCTGGTTTCTCGTTTTGTGGATAGAGCAACGATCGCAAATGCAATTGAGTCGCTTCGCTCGCTCGGCCTCCAAGTCGTCAATGTACACTCCGATAAACTGGGCGAAGGCCATCTGCCCAAGATCGAAAATGTGATCCGGACAAAGGCAGTGAATGATCCAAAGAATTTGCTGAATAGAGGAAGACTCCCCTCGGAAACAGTAGTCGCAACCTTCCCTGAGGAATGATTTTCCATGTCATCCCTTACGCCCGACTCCTTGCAGGAGCTCCTAAAATTAATTCCGAAAAGCGTAGTAGACCTCGATCCTGCGGCCCTGCTGAGAGCGTCACGCGACTACTACTGGATGTCCCCGATTCTGAAACGAAAACTCGCGGATCGACCTCCAGCAGA
It encodes the following:
- a CDS encoding FAD-binding oxidoreductase, producing MDLPSAINALKASLGDEAVDCDARSCQIASRDYFWLSPILSQQLRDCPLASAVVKPQNLLDLAKALSIAYQYEVPITPRGKGTGNYGQAVPVDGGIVFDLTAMNQVIEVESDWITAETGCNFLQLEAATESLDRELQIIPSTTKSTLGGFIGGGAGGAGSVQYGFIWNDFVDSLEILPCVENPEPFWVSGEECLNYLHAFGTTGIITKAKVRLRPRRNWTALYFSFGADQISKAAAAAKAFTKLPIVPRLNTFDLPEAVALLPKNAAMPAGRISLRPMVDKSTVDNCIQIVEQLGGRFEAEKPEDLENLHLLSYNHFTLRAKQKRPEICHLQLAGDAMVEKTEAILSLLPDSALHLECRLVDDKQSFGGLLVSRFVDRATIANAIESLRSLGLQVVNVHSDKLGEGHLPKIENVIRTKAVNDPKNLLNRGRLPSETVVATFPEE